From Paenibacillus graminis, a single genomic window includes:
- the hisG gene encoding ATP phosphoribosyltransferase — MSQILKVAMPKGRIYNKAAELFRQAGLPIPPDGEESRKLVISLPEAGMEFILAKPVDVPTYVEYGVADIGIVGKDVLLEENRDVYELLDLGIARCRMSIIGLPNWQPGIQQRVATKYPNVASRYFREQGQQVEVVKLNGSIELAPLIGLADRIVDMVETGQTLKDNGLVEMKSIFEITSRLVANRVSYRMKNEEIQQLCDRLQAVITGPGLATDGVQR, encoded by the coding sequence ATGTCGCAGATATTGAAGGTGGCCATGCCAAAAGGACGGATTTACAATAAGGCGGCGGAGCTGTTCCGTCAGGCGGGACTGCCGATTCCGCCGGATGGCGAAGAGTCGCGCAAGCTGGTAATCTCATTGCCGGAAGCGGGAATGGAGTTCATCTTGGCCAAGCCGGTGGATGTGCCGACCTATGTGGAATATGGAGTAGCAGATATCGGCATTGTCGGCAAGGATGTGCTGCTGGAGGAGAACCGCGACGTCTATGAGCTGCTGGACTTGGGGATCGCGCGCTGCCGGATGTCCATTATCGGCTTGCCGAACTGGCAGCCGGGCATTCAGCAGCGGGTGGCGACGAAATACCCCAATGTGGCTTCGCGCTACTTCCGCGAACAGGGGCAGCAGGTGGAGGTTGTGAAGTTGAACGGCTCCATTGAGCTTGCGCCGCTGATCGGCCTTGCCGACCGTATCGTCGATATGGTGGAGACCGGACAGACGCTGAAGGACAACGGACTGGTGGAGATGAAGAGCATCTTCGAGATTACGAGCCGGCTGGTGGCCAACCGTGTAAGCTACCGGATGAAGAATGAAGAGATTCAGCAGCTGTGCGACCGCCTGCAGGCGGTTATCACCGGACCGGGACTGGCAACGGACGGAGTACAACGCTAA
- the gnd gene encoding phosphogluconate dehydrogenase (NAD(+)-dependent, decarboxylating): MKLGMIGLGKMGFNLALNLLNHGHDLVVSDIHPQKGLELAERGALPASSLEEMVTKLEPPRIVWVMVPAGEIVAGVIDTLAGLLEAGDIIIDGGNSHYKESIVRAGKLRERGIYLFDAGTSGGTEGAEHGACIMVGGNAEVFTGIEPLFRDLAVERGYLYSGESGSGHFLKMIHNGIEYGMMQAIAEGFELLEKSSFDYNYENVAQLWSNGSVIRGWLMELAQNAFAKDPKLSGIRGVMHSSGEGKWTVQTALDLEASTPVIALSLLMRYRSLEDDTFHGKVVAALRNEFGGHAVVQGEQQ, encoded by the coding sequence TTGAAATTGGGCATGATCGGCCTGGGCAAGATGGGTTTCAACCTGGCACTGAACCTGCTGAACCATGGGCATGACCTTGTGGTAAGCGATATCCATCCGCAAAAGGGGCTGGAATTGGCTGAGCGTGGGGCGCTGCCCGCTTCATCCTTGGAGGAAATGGTCACGAAGCTGGAGCCGCCCAGAATTGTCTGGGTCATGGTTCCGGCCGGTGAGATCGTAGCAGGAGTTATTGACACTCTTGCCGGACTGCTTGAAGCAGGCGATATCATCATTGACGGCGGGAACTCCCATTATAAAGAATCCATCGTGCGCGCCGGGAAGCTGCGTGAACGCGGCATTTATTTGTTCGACGCCGGTACATCCGGGGGAACAGAAGGCGCGGAGCATGGTGCTTGTATTATGGTTGGCGGTAATGCTGAGGTATTCACTGGAATCGAGCCCTTATTCCGCGATCTGGCAGTGGAGCGGGGTTATCTCTATTCGGGGGAAAGCGGCAGCGGCCACTTTCTGAAAATGATCCACAACGGCATTGAGTACGGGATGATGCAGGCTATTGCCGAGGGCTTTGAGCTGCTGGAGAAAAGCAGCTTTGACTATAACTACGAGAATGTCGCACAGTTGTGGTCAAATGGCTCTGTAATCCGCGGCTGGCTGATGGAGCTTGCACAGAATGCTTTTGCCAAAGATCCGAAGCTTTCCGGTATACGCGGGGTGATGCACAGCTCCGGAGAAGGAAAATGGACGGTTCAAACCGCTCTTGATCTCGAAGCCAGCACACCGGTTATTGCCCTGTCGCTTCTGATGCGCTACCGTTCCCTGGAGGACGATACTTTTCATGGCAAGGTTGTTGCCGCCCTCCGCAATGAATTCGGCGGTCACGCCGTGGTGCAGGGAGAACAACAATAA
- a CDS encoding ATP phosphoribosyltransferase regulatory subunit produces MSKPKGFEKPAGVRDYLPRAVAKLRKIENDVLHCMSRWGYRQMITPTLEYYDTVGVASSTSDQKLYKLLNNRGQALVLRSEMTAPVARVVSSLLKDEPLPLRLSYHANVFRAIEEEAGREAEFFQTGVELVGDDSPEADAEVVALAISSLQAAGVKSFKIAMGHVGFLDGLFQEAVAGLPDAQEELKSHLLNRDYVAFRETLRRLELSEAQKNELDGLLRLRGGKEICGQALELSSHPLARASIEHLCKVWEVLVSYGVSQHVLIDLTMIGDFSYYTGMTFEGYASELGFPVCSGGRYDNLLQQFGRPVPSTGFSLKTNRILDGVSGVPEEEELPILVQYDAPRRKEGLAEAARLRAEGHVVVTRLASEPGDLKTVKRLDTDMVEAEGDKYGEIYTFVSFVSEHG; encoded by the coding sequence ATGTCCAAACCCAAGGGATTCGAGAAGCCGGCCGGCGTGCGTGACTATCTCCCGCGTGCAGTGGCCAAGCTGCGCAAGATCGAGAATGATGTGCTGCACTGCATGAGCCGCTGGGGATACCGGCAGATGATTACGCCCACTTTGGAATACTACGATACGGTCGGCGTGGCCAGCTCCACATCGGACCAGAAACTCTATAAATTGCTTAACAACCGCGGGCAAGCCCTGGTATTGCGCTCTGAGATGACAGCGCCGGTGGCGCGTGTAGTTTCTTCACTGTTAAAAGACGAACCGCTGCCGCTCCGCCTGTCCTATCATGCCAACGTGTTCCGGGCGATTGAGGAGGAAGCGGGACGGGAGGCGGAATTTTTTCAGACCGGGGTGGAGCTGGTCGGGGACGATTCACCGGAAGCGGATGCCGAGGTTGTGGCGCTGGCAATTTCCTCGCTGCAGGCAGCCGGTGTGAAGTCATTCAAAATCGCCATGGGGCATGTCGGCTTCCTTGACGGGCTGTTTCAAGAGGCGGTAGCCGGTCTTCCTGACGCGCAGGAGGAGCTTAAGAGCCATCTGCTGAACCGTGATTATGTGGCGTTCCGCGAGACGCTGCGGCGTCTGGAGCTGTCCGAGGCGCAGAAAAATGAGCTGGACGGGCTGCTGCGGCTGCGGGGCGGCAAGGAAATCTGCGGTCAGGCACTGGAGCTCAGCAGCCATCCGCTGGCCCGGGCCTCCATTGAGCATCTATGCAAGGTATGGGAAGTGCTGGTGTCATACGGGGTTTCGCAGCATGTGCTGATTGACCTGACGATGATTGGCGACTTCTCCTATTATACAGGCATGACCTTCGAGGGCTACGCCTCAGAGCTCGGATTTCCGGTATGCAGCGGCGGCCGTTATGACAATCTGCTGCAGCAGTTCGGACGCCCTGTCCCATCGACGGGTTTCTCCTTGAAGACAAACCGTATTCTGGACGGTGTATCCGGTGTGCCGGAAGAGGAGGAGCTGCCGATCCTGGTCCAGTATGACGCCCCACGGCGCAAAGAAGGTCTTGCGGAGGCGGCGCGCCTGCGGGCTGAAGGGCATGTGGTAGTTACACGGCTCGCGTCAGAGCCCGGCGATCTCAAAACAGTGAAGCGTCTGGACACGGATATGGTTGAAGCGGAAGGCGACAAGTACGGGGAGATTTATACGTTTGTGTCTTTTGTCAGTGAGCATGGCTGA